From the Acidobacteriota bacterium genome, one window contains:
- a CDS encoding triose-phosphate isomerase, translated as MRKNLIAGNWKMHATHLEAIQMVQKLSLRLNVADHDRVDVVIIPAFTALRSTQTVIEADRLMIDLGAQNCHWEDSGAYTGEIAPAMLKKLRVRYVLAGHSERRQIFGETDVEVNMKVRAVLGAGMTPIMCVGETAQEHEAGETKDRVASQIDAGMKGLTVDDAAKLVIAYEPIWAIGTGRTASADDAGTVATFIRETIVDAFGDAGDHTRIIYGGSVKPGNIAGLMAKKDIDGALVGGASLDPDVFASIVRYWV; from the coding sequence ATGCGTAAGAACCTCATTGCGGGAAACTGGAAGATGCATGCAACGCATCTCGAAGCGATCCAGATGGTCCAGAAACTGAGCCTTCGTCTCAACGTTGCAGATCACGATCGGGTCGACGTAGTGATCATTCCAGCCTTTACCGCGCTCAGATCAACTCAGACAGTGATTGAGGCTGACCGGCTCATGATCGACCTGGGCGCCCAGAACTGCCACTGGGAGGACTCTGGTGCATACACTGGGGAGATTGCACCGGCAATGCTGAAGAAGCTACGTGTTCGATACGTGTTGGCCGGTCACTCCGAACGGCGTCAGATCTTCGGCGAGACCGACGTTGAGGTCAATATGAAGGTCCGGGCAGTGCTTGGGGCGGGGATGACACCGATCATGTGTGTCGGCGAGACTGCGCAAGAACACGAAGCAGGCGAGACCAAAGACAGAGTGGCGTCACAGATCGACGCAGGCATGAAGGGGCTAACCGTGGATGACGCAGCCAAACTTGTCATCGCCTACGAGCCGATATGGGCGATCGGGACCGGCAGGACGGCCAGTGCCGACGATGCTGGGACCGTCGCGACGTTTATACGCGAGACCATCGTCGATGCGTTCGGGGACGCTGGTGACCACACCCGCATCATCTATGGAGGATCGGTTAAACCCGGCAACATAGCCGGGCTGATGGCAAAAAAGGACATCGACGGCGCCCTCGTTGGTGGGGCGTCGCTTGACCCGGATGTATTTGCGTCGATAGTCCGGTACTGGGTGTGA
- a CDS encoding phosphoglycerate kinase, with protein MPTIDSLEVADKTVLVRADLNVPMSRGVVSDDFRIAASVPTIEMLRSRGAQVVVCSHLGRPDGVDELLRMAPVAHRLGEIGDFPILSLSETVGDAVKESIDRAERETVVVLENTRFDEGEVRNDPEFADQMAGLADLFVNDAFGTAHRSHASNVGVASRIPSAAGVLLRSEIDAFDVLLDSPDRPYVVVLGGAKVSDKLAVMKRLLPKVDMMLVGGGMCFTLLAAAGYEIGRSLVEDSMIDEVKVLLKGEHGAKILLPADVVVAESFAPDAAHHVTAGTAIPSTGMGLDIGPRATQEFADVIAAAARVFWNGPMGVFEWEAFRSGTAGIANAVAYASSNGFTVVGGGDSVAALRMFEIDRDISHVSSGGGAGLKFLEGEVLPGVAVLERWSTHA; from the coding sequence ATCCCCACGATCGATTCGCTAGAGGTTGCCGACAAGACTGTCCTCGTCCGTGCCGACCTCAATGTGCCGATGAGCCGGGGCGTAGTGTCTGACGACTTCCGGATTGCTGCGAGCGTTCCGACTATTGAAATGTTGCGTTCGCGCGGCGCGCAGGTTGTTGTGTGCAGCCATTTGGGCCGCCCCGACGGGGTCGACGAGTTGCTGCGCATGGCGCCCGTTGCCCACCGGCTTGGCGAGATCGGCGATTTTCCCATCCTTTCGCTCTCCGAGACAGTCGGTGACGCGGTCAAAGAATCTATCGACCGCGCCGAGCGAGAAACCGTGGTGGTTCTTGAGAACACTCGATTCGACGAAGGCGAAGTGCGCAACGACCCCGAGTTTGCCGACCAGATGGCGGGTCTGGCGGACTTGTTTGTGAACGACGCCTTTGGTACTGCTCACCGTTCTCACGCATCGAATGTTGGTGTGGCGTCTCGAATCCCGTCGGCTGCGGGAGTGCTTTTGCGCTCAGAGATTGACGCATTCGACGTGCTGCTTGATAGCCCTGATCGCCCGTATGTCGTGGTGCTCGGTGGGGCGAAGGTCTCGGACAAACTCGCGGTGATGAAACGACTCCTTCCCAAGGTCGACATGATGCTTGTTGGTGGGGGGATGTGTTTCACGCTTCTCGCCGCCGCGGGTTACGAAATCGGGAGGTCGCTCGTCGAGGACTCCATGATCGACGAGGTCAAAGTGCTCCTCAAAGGTGAACACGGGGCCAAGATCCTGCTGCCTGCGGACGTGGTTGTTGCAGAGTCCTTTGCACCAGACGCCGCGCATCATGTCACCGCCGGTACGGCAATCCCTTCAACAGGAATGGGTCTCGACATCGGTCCACGAGCGACACAGGAGTTCGCCGATGTGATTGCCGCTGCGGCGCGCGTCTTTTGGAACGGGCCCATGGGCGTGTTCGAGTGGGAAGCATTCCGTTCGGGGACGGCGGGGATCGCCAACGCGGTCGCGTACGCATCTAGCAATGGGTTTACTGTTGTTGGCGGCGGCGATTCGGTTGCGGCCCTACGCATGTTCGAGATTGATCGCGACATTTCTCATGTGTCGAGCGGTGGCGGAGCGGGCCTAAAGTTTCTCGAAGGAGAGGTCTTACCGGGTGTTGCGGTACTAGAGAGATGGAGTACACATGCGTAA
- the gap gene encoding type I glyceraldehyde-3-phosphate dehydrogenase: MKVAINGFGRIGRNFFRAVKKTGADIDIVAINDLTDANTLAYLLQYDTVHGRYDGKVAVIDDGLEVDGDTFKVFAEREPENLPWADLGVDVVIESTGVFRTNEQASRHRTAGANHVIVSAPVSDPDYTVVVGVNDGGLDPDVHKIISNASCTTNCVAPMVKVLHEQFTIVQGMFTTVHAYTNDQKILDLPHPDPRRGRAAAANIIPTSTGAAAAIGKVLPELAGRFEAKALRVPVADGSITDLVVTVESDVSVAAVNEAFKAAADGALAGVIRYSTDPIVSSDIVGDPASTIFDAPFTMVSDKMIKVFGWYDNEWGYSSRIVDLVRLLG, encoded by the coding sequence ATGAAAGTAGCGATCAACGGGTTTGGCCGAATCGGGAGAAACTTCTTCCGAGCAGTCAAGAAGACCGGCGCCGACATCGATATCGTCGCAATCAACGATCTCACCGACGCAAATACCCTTGCGTACCTTTTGCAGTACGACACGGTTCACGGCCGGTATGACGGGAAGGTTGCGGTGATCGACGACGGCCTTGAAGTCGATGGCGACACGTTCAAGGTGTTTGCAGAGCGCGAACCGGAAAACCTTCCGTGGGCCGATCTTGGTGTTGATGTCGTTATTGAGTCGACCGGCGTGTTTCGTACGAACGAGCAAGCGTCACGCCATCGCACAGCTGGCGCAAACCACGTCATCGTGTCCGCACCCGTTAGCGACCCTGACTACACCGTGGTCGTCGGTGTCAACGATGGCGGACTCGACCCCGATGTTCACAAGATCATTTCTAACGCGTCGTGCACAACGAACTGTGTTGCGCCGATGGTCAAGGTGCTCCACGAACAGTTCACGATCGTGCAGGGGATGTTCACAACTGTGCACGCGTACACCAACGACCAAAAGATTCTCGATCTTCCGCACCCTGATCCGAGACGAGGCCGTGCTGCGGCCGCCAACATCATTCCAACATCGACTGGCGCTGCGGCCGCGATTGGGAAAGTGTTGCCTGAGCTTGCGGGAAGATTCGAGGCGAAGGCGTTGCGTGTCCCGGTTGCCGACGGATCGATCACGGACCTTGTTGTTACCGTCGAGAGCGATGTATCCGTCGCAGCCGTGAACGAAGCGTTCAAGGCTGCAGCCGATGGCGCGCTTGCGGGCGTCATTCGCTATTCGACCGATCCGATTGTGTCTTCGGACATCGTTGGAGACCCGGCCTCGACGATCTTTGATGCTCCGTTCACGATGGTCAGCGACAAGATGATCAAGGTATTTGGTTGGTACGACAACGAGTGGGGCTACTCGAGCCGTATCGTTGATCTCGTCCGGTTGCTTGGCTGA